A region from the Melopsittacus undulatus isolate bMelUnd1 chromosome 13, bMelUnd1.mat.Z, whole genome shotgun sequence genome encodes:
- the LOC101868390 gene encoding claudin-3 — translation MSMALEISGVALSVLGWLCSIICCALPMWKVTAFIGNNIVTAQIIWEGLWMNCVVQSTGQMQCKVYDSMLALPQDLQAARALLVVAIVLAILGLLVAIVGAQCTRCVEDESTKAKITIASGVIFILSGIMTLIPASWSANTIIRDFYNPLVLDAQKRELGASLYVGWAASALLLLGGSLLCCSCPPKDDRYTTGKVAYSAPRSAVTSYDKRNYV, via the coding sequence ATGTCGATGGCTTTGGAAATCAGCGGTGTGGCCTTGTCCGTTCTGGGTTGGTTGTGCAGCATCATCTGCTGCGCGCTGCCCATGTGGAAGGTGACGGCCTTCATCGGCAACAACATTGTGACGGCCCAGATCATCTGGGAAGGGCTGTGGATGAACTGCGTGGTGCAGAGCACGGGGCAGATGCAGTGCAAGGTGTACGACTCCATGCTGGCCCTGCCGCAGGACCTGCAAGCCGCCCGCGCCCTCCTGGTGGTGGCCATCGTCTTGGCCATCCTGGGATTACTGGTGGCCATCGTGGGCGCTCAGTGCACCCGCTGCGTAGAGGATGAGAGCACCAAAGCCAAGATCACCATCGCCTCCGGCGTCATCTTCATCCTCTCCGGCATCATGACTCTCATCCCTGCGTCCTGGTCGGCCAATACCATCATTCGGGATTTCTACAACCCCTTGGTGCTTGACGCGCAGAAGCGGGAGCTGGGCGCCTCGCTCTACGTGGGCTGGGCAGcctctgccctcctgctgctgggggggtccctgctgtgctgctcctgcccccccAAAGACGACAGGTACACCACCGGCAAGGTGGCCTACTCCGCCCCGCGCTCCGCCGTCACCAGCTACGACAAGAGGAACTATGTCTGA